In a single window of the Equus quagga isolate Etosha38 chromosome 7, UCLA_HA_Equagga_1.0, whole genome shotgun sequence genome:
- the IGSF6 gene encoding immunoglobulin superfamily member 6 — protein METVNGGKIILGLEINLILFYAGAASDCEVSVSQPGHLTVDYTQEAVTLKCSFSTAGCPAEPPVSLWFRYGAYQPESLCLDGCRSEADKFVVREALAEKQVSLTVNRLAFNDSAIYICGIAFPSSRDSRAKRTGEGTTLVVREIKVLSKEMQSVLIALLSLLSIYVTGVLAIFIVLSKSKSNTLRNKETEDSQKKKSARRIFREIAQELYSKRHVETSQEPEKDNTYENRRVLSNYERP, from the exons ATGGAGACTGTGAACGGAGGCAAGATCATTCTCGGTCTGGAAATCAATCTGATTCTATTCTATGCAG GTGCTGCGAGCGACTGTGAAGTCTCTGTGTCTCAACCGGGTCACCTCACAGTGGACTACACTCAAGAGGCCGTTACCTTGAAGTGTTCCTTCTCCACAGCGGGGTGCCCTGCAGAGCCCCCAGTGAGCCTGTGGTTTCGCTATGGTGCTTACCAGCCTGAGAGCCTCTGCTTGGATGGATGCAGAAGTGAGGCGGACAAATTCGTAGTGAGGGAAGCCCTGGCAGAAAAGCAAGTTTCTCTCACTGTAAACAGACTGGCTTTCAATGACAGTGCAATCTACATCTGTGGAATAGCCTTTCCCAGTTCAAGGGACTCGAGAGCGAAGCGAACCGGAGAAGGGACCACGTTGGTGGTTAGAG AAATTAAGGTTCTCAGTAAGGAAATGCAGAGTGTCCTGATAGCTCTCTTATCACTGCTCTCTATCTACGTCACTGGTGTCCTCGCCATCTTCATAGTTCTCTCCAAG TCGAAATCTAACActctaagaaacaaagaaacagaggacTCACAAAAG AAGAAGAGCGCTCGGCGTATTTTTCGGGAAATTGCTCAAGAACTATATAGTAAGAGACACGTGGAGACAAGCCAAGAACCT GAGAAAGACAACACTTATGAAAACAGAAGAGTACTCTCCAACTATGAAAGaccatag